In Hamadaea flava, a genomic segment contains:
- a CDS encoding alpha/beta hydrolase family protein — translation MRLESESIAAHVAALAVEGGFADIEALFAAPLRAVVSAEALRTAWMAEAAKAGPHLTVGEPVSESVDGRIRVSVPVTGAQGGFTLVLSVDDAGQVQGLRLAPPLGQSWQAPGYAKPGRFTEREVALGEVMGSLTLPKSPTGPAVILLAGAGPFDRDGTAGPNKPLKDLAWGLASRGVAVVRFDKPVFGPDPYTMMDEYAPPTRAALDLLRRTSGVDAGRIYVLGHSGGGKVAPRIAAEEPAIAGLVMLAADAAPLPTAAVRVARHLVSLNPGAAGTADLLARQAAAVEDPDLSVATPATELLFGWPAAYWLDARAYDQVATAAAVDRPILVLQGGRDYQVTVADDLTRWRAGLAGRADVTIHVLDADDHLFFSGSRPSTPEDYARPQNIDPEVVETIVRWLAPAPSGLVARLRRRLAKPGAAEK, via the coding sequence ATGAGGCTGGAGTCGGAGAGCATCGCCGCGCACGTTGCCGCGCTGGCTGTCGAGGGTGGCTTCGCCGACATCGAGGCACTGTTCGCAGCCCCGCTCCGGGCAGTCGTGTCGGCGGAGGCCCTACGGACGGCCTGGATGGCCGAAGCGGCCAAGGCGGGACCACACCTGACTGTCGGGGAACCGGTGAGCGAGTCGGTGGACGGGCGCATTCGGGTGAGCGTGCCGGTGACCGGTGCACAGGGCGGGTTCACGCTCGTGCTGTCGGTCGACGACGCCGGCCAGGTGCAGGGCCTGCGGCTGGCGCCACCACTAGGGCAGAGCTGGCAGGCGCCCGGTTATGCCAAGCCCGGCAGGTTCACCGAGCGCGAGGTGGCCCTCGGTGAGGTCATGGGCAGCCTGACGCTGCCGAAGTCCCCGACCGGGCCGGCGGTCATCCTGCTCGCCGGGGCCGGGCCGTTCGACCGAGACGGCACCGCTGGGCCCAACAAGCCGCTCAAGGATCTCGCCTGGGGGCTCGCCAGCCGGGGTGTCGCCGTCGTTCGCTTCGACAAGCCGGTCTTCGGCCCCGATCCGTACACGATGATGGACGAGTACGCGCCGCCCACCCGGGCCGCGCTCGACCTCTTGCGGCGGACGTCTGGTGTGGATGCCGGCCGGATCTATGTGCTGGGCCACAGCGGCGGCGGCAAGGTAGCGCCCCGGATCGCGGCCGAAGAGCCCGCGATCGCCGGCCTCGTCATGCTCGCCGCAGACGCCGCCCCGCTGCCAACCGCCGCCGTACGCGTCGCTCGTCACCTCGTCAGCCTCAATCCCGGCGCGGCGGGGACGGCCGACCTGCTCGCCCGCCAGGCGGCCGCCGTGGAGGACCCGGATCTGTCGGTCGCTACCCCTGCAACCGAGCTGCTGTTCGGGTGGCCGGCGGCGTACTGGCTCGACGCGCGGGCGTACGACCAAGTCGCGACCGCGGCCGCAGTCGACCGCCCCATCCTGGTCCTGCAGGGCGGCCGGGATTACCAAGTCACCGTCGCCGACGATCTGACCCGCTGGCGCGCGGGGCTCGCGGGCCGGGCGGACGTGACGATCCACGTGCTCGACGCCGACGACCACCTGTTCTTCTCCGGCAGCCGACCGTCCACACCAGAGGACTATGCACGGCCCCAGAACATAGACCCCGAGGTCGTCGAGACCATCGTGCGCTGGCTCGCGCCGGCCCCCTCCGGTCTGGTCGCCCGGCTGCGCCGCCGACTCGCCAAGCCGGGCGCCGCGGAGAAGTAA